Genomic DNA from Jejubacter calystegiae:
GATCTCATCGCCCTTCAGCCACAGCAGTTCCACCAGTTCCTGCACCAGCGCCGGACAGTTCTGATACCAGACGCCCAGCGCGTCTCCTGGCTGATAGCGCAGGCCGGAGTCGCCCAGATCAATTTCCAGATGGCGCACGTCTTTATCAGAGCCGCGCCCCGTAATCTTTTGATTCACCGCAAGCGATGCCGCGAACGGCGCCTCTTTGGTCCATGGCGTGGTGACAATTTCATTCACCGCACCGGCAACGGCGGTGGGAGCCGGGGCCCCCTGAGGCGCTTTCTCCTTCAGGACCTCGGTAATACGCTGGCACCAGCTTTCCGCCGCGGCCTGGAATTCCACATCGGCATCCACGCGATCCAGCAGCCGTTCCGCACCCAGCTCCGCCAGGCGGGTGTCGAAATCCTTACCCGACTGGCAGAAGAATTCATAGGAGGTGTCGCCCAGGCCAAATACGGCAAAGGCGGTATCAGTCAGTTTCGGCGCCTTCTTCGAAAACAGATATTTATGCAATGCGACTGCCTCTTCCGGCGGCTCCCCTTCCCCCTGGGTGGAGGCAACCAGCACCAGCAGTTTTTCCTGAGCGATCTGCTTGAATTTATAGTCGCCTGCGTTGACCAGATTGACGTTCAGCTTCGCCGCCAGCAGGGAGTCACGCAGCTGTTCGGCCACCCGCCGCGCGTTACCGGTCTGGGAGGCGGAAATCAGCGTAATCGCCGCCGCTTCCGGCGCAGGGACTGCCCCGGCAGCCACGCCAGGCTGTTGGTTTACCATCCCCCAGAAGTAGCCGGAAAGCCATGCCAGCTGGGTGGGGGTGAAGTCCGTGGTCGCCGCCTGGAGGCGCGCCAGCTGTTCCGGTGTCACCGGAAGCAGCGAAGTGGGAGGGGCCTGAGTCGTCATGCGTCGTTATGTTCCAGTATGCTAAAAGCGTTCACCCGCCCCGTAACGTCAGGGAGCGCTGACGTTACGGCGCTGCAGGTATCCTGACTCCCGGGGGCGAAAACAGAAAGTGAAAGTAAGGTTAACGGCGGGGGTAATAACAATTAAAGAAGGGATGGAAATAATTAATAACCAAATCGCCTAACCGCTTTTTATGTTATTGATTAACGCAAAAACTGATTTGTTAACCAATTGATTTTACATGTTAATCATAAGTCACAGTCTCTGAAAAGGGCGAAACTTGCGCAAAGCGGGTTTTAGTTAATGCCAAAAAAAAACATTTCCGGTACTATGCGGCGGTTTTTTGTCACACCGAGGTCGGATCATGTCAACCACCCTGTTTAAAGAGTTCACGTTCGAAGCCGCACACCGGCTGCCCCACGTGCCGGAAGGTCACAAGTGCGGGCGCCTGCATGGCCACTCCTTTATGGTGCGCCTGGAAGTGACCGGCGAAGTGGATCCCCATACCGGTTGGGTCATCGACTTTGCCGAGCTGAAAGCGGCGTTTAAGCCCACCTGGGAACGCCTGGATCACTACTATCTTAACGATATTCCGGGGCTGGAAAATCCCACCAGCGAAGTGCTGGCCCGTTGGATCTGGCAGCAGGTAAAACCCCAACTGCCGCTGCTGAGCGCGGTTCAGGTAAAAGAGACCTGCACGGCGGGTTGCGTGTACCGCGGCGAGTAATCGCCTCCCCTCAGCCCGGCCCTCTCCTCAAAGGGGAGAGGGGGAAAAACGGCTCCCACACAATCCTTATCTCCAAAGGGAAGAGGGTGCTCAGATCTATTTAAATCTGAATCAGGCGATATTCAGATACTTATGGGTCTGCATCGACAGCCGCCAGTTGCGGGCGATGCAGGTTTCGATGCACAGGCGGGTCGCCTCTTCTTTCTGGCTGATGGGCTGTAGCGCGATAATGCGCGCCTTTTCATCGTCCAGAGTCTCCAGCAGTTCATCGAGCGCTTCAATGTCGCGTACCCGGCCGACCGGGTGTTTGATCTCATCGGCACGCTGTAGCGCCTGCGACAGCACATCATAGCCGCCACGCATATTCACCTTTGGCGAAACCGTCACCCAGGTGCCCGGCGAGCAGCGCACTTCGTGAGTACCGCTGGTCTCTATCTGGCAGCTAAACCCCTGACTTTTCAGCCCTTCGGTCAGGGCAGTCAGATCGTGGATGCAGGGCTCGCCGCCGGTGATCACCACGTGGCGGGCGCTGTAACCCTGGCGCTGAATAATGGCCAGCAGATCCTCAACGCCCGCCGCCCCCCATTTGTCGCTCTCGCGGGTCTTGGCCATGATGCTGAACATCGACACTTCCCGATCGGCGAGTTTTTCCCATGTATGTTTGGTATCGCACCACGGGCAGCCGACCGGGCATCCCTGCAGCCGGATAAAGACAGCCGGCACGCCGGTAAAGTAACCTTCGCCCTGGAGCGTCTGGAACATCTCGTTAATCGGGTACTGCATAATCATCTCTGTCGCGTAAAGGAAACGCGGATTAT
This window encodes:
- the queD gene encoding 6-carboxytetrahydropterin synthase QueD; translation: MMSTTLFKEFTFEAAHRLPHVPEGHKCGRLHGHSFMVRLEVTGEVDPHTGWVIDFAELKAAFKPTWERLDHYYLNDIPGLENPTSEVLARWIWQQVKPQLPLLSAVQVKETCTAGCVYRGE
- the cysJ gene encoding NADPH-dependent assimilatory sulfite reductase flavoprotein subunit, producing the protein MTTQAPPTSLLPVTPEQLARLQAATTDFTPTQLAWLSGYFWGMVNQQPGVAAGAVPAPEAAAITLISASQTGNARRVAEQLRDSLLAAKLNVNLVNAGDYKFKQIAQEKLLVLVASTQGEGEPPEEAVALHKYLFSKKAPKLTDTAFAVFGLGDTSYEFFCQSGKDFDTRLAELGAERLLDRVDADVEFQAAAESWCQRITEVLKEKAPQGAPAPTAVAGAVNEIVTTPWTKEAPFAASLAVNQKITGRGSDKDVRHLEIDLGDSGLRYQPGDALGVWYQNCPALVQELVELLWLKGDEIVEVNGKSLPLSEALQWHFELTVNTGGIVENYATLTRNDALLEMVGDRDKLHHYAATTPIVDMVRFAPAQLEAQQLIGLLRPLTPRLYSIASSQAEVENEVHITVGVVRYDVEGRARSGGASGFLADRVEEDGEVRVFIEHNDNFRLPANPETPVIMIGPGTGIAPFRAFMQERDAQGASGKNWLLFGNPHFTEDFLYQVEWQRYVKEGLLTRIDLAWSRDQKEKIYVQDKLREQSAELWRWINDGAHIYVCGDANRMAKDVEQALLEVIAEQGSMDLEAADEYLSELRVERRYQRDVY
- the queE gene encoding 7-carboxy-7-deazaguanine synthase QueE yields the protein MQYPINEMFQTLQGEGYFTGVPAVFIRLQGCPVGCPWCDTKHTWEKLADREVSMFSIMAKTRESDKWGAAGVEDLLAIIQRQGYSARHVVITGGEPCIHDLTALTEGLKSQGFSCQIETSGTHEVRCSPGTWVTVSPKVNMRGGYDVLSQALQRADEIKHPVGRVRDIEALDELLETLDDEKARIIALQPISQKEEATRLCIETCIARNWRLSMQTHKYLNIA